A section of the Paenibacillus yonginensis genome encodes:
- a CDS encoding class I SAM-dependent DNA methyltransferase has product MEAYRKFAYVYDELMQDMPYESWVEFAQTAWQKHGVPHTVAELGCGTGSITIPLANAGYQMTGIDLSEDMLSVAQNKMEASAGGNRLYREGSVRWICQDMRSWELPEPVDSVISFCDCLNYVLEPEEIAEVFARTYDALKEGGSFLFDVHHPATLRRYGEEQPFVLDEPEVSYIWTCDFDEERCEIEHRLSIFARMESGSLYERFEEIHIQRAYDPEWMMAELRRAGFKEIKCYADFEWKLADDEAERLFFVAIK; this is encoded by the coding sequence CTATGAAAGCTGGGTAGAATTTGCGCAGACGGCCTGGCAGAAACACGGCGTTCCACATACGGTTGCCGAGCTGGGCTGCGGAACGGGGAGCATCACCATTCCTTTGGCGAATGCCGGTTATCAGATGACGGGCATTGATCTGTCCGAGGATATGTTGTCGGTCGCGCAGAACAAAATGGAAGCCTCGGCCGGAGGAAACCGTTTATACCGCGAAGGCAGCGTTAGATGGATATGTCAGGATATGCGGAGCTGGGAGCTGCCTGAGCCGGTGGATTCCGTCATCTCTTTCTGCGACTGCCTGAACTACGTGCTGGAGCCGGAGGAAATAGCTGAGGTGTTTGCACGCACCTATGACGCTCTGAAAGAGGGGGGCAGCTTCCTGTTTGATGTCCACCATCCGGCTACCCTGCGCCGTTATGGCGAGGAGCAGCCTTTTGTGCTCGACGAACCGGAGGTATCGTATATTTGGACCTGCGACTTTGATGAAGAACGGTGCGAAATTGAGCACCGTTTATCGATTTTTGCGCGTATGGAATCCGGGTCTTTGTACGAACGTTTCGAGGAAATTCATATCCAGCGCGCTTACGACCCCGAATGGATGATGGCGGAGCTGAGACGAGCGGGCTTCAAGGAAATCAAATGTTATGCGGATTTCGAGTGGAAGCTGGCGGATGACGAGGCAGAGCGGTTGTTTTTTGTGGCGATTAAGTAA